A genomic region of Brevibacillus sp. JNUCC-41 contains the following coding sequences:
- a CDS encoding ATP-binding protein: protein MLLTVPLAGELSFYPLNETFRVSFGPPVLFFFLLLLQKTPAIFSGFLTGTMVVVFRILIDFFMLDSFSWSSSFQVHFPSFFFYFTYSFLFYLVKINRFQNRSLIIGFIGLIIEILSDSIELIFQYIVLETTITLGSLNEMIMIAFAHSFIVLSFFNMMKLYEAQSRERQIRKQNEHMLMLISNLYEETIHLKKTLKNAENITKKSYDLYRELKALEKREKHFHVPTEPYSQKALRIAGEMHEVKKDNQRIFAGLSKLISNESFRDYMNAAELFHLIIRINEKYALSLGKDIQFEYSLDGKNDSHYHVYTVLSLFNNLVANAVEAIKEKGIVHLSLSESRDNVEFRVADTGPGIPQKYQTVIFKPGFTSKYDHFGTPSTGIGLSYVKEVVKELGGDILFENSFNGAVFSIKLPIHKLIQKG from the coding sequence ATGTTGTTAACAGTGCCGTTAGCAGGCGAATTGAGTTTTTATCCTTTAAATGAAACGTTTCGGGTAAGCTTTGGTCCGCCTGTACTTTTCTTCTTTTTACTATTATTACAGAAAACACCTGCCATTTTTTCAGGCTTCCTGACAGGAACAATGGTTGTGGTATTTCGTATTCTAATAGACTTTTTCATGCTTGATAGTTTTTCCTGGTCTTCCTCTTTTCAAGTTCATTTTCCAAGTTTCTTTTTTTATTTCACCTACTCCTTTCTTTTTTATTTAGTGAAAATCAATCGCTTTCAAAACCGATCGTTGATAATTGGATTTATTGGTCTTATTATCGAAATATTGTCTGACTCAATAGAATTAATCTTTCAATATATTGTATTAGAAACAACAATTACGTTAGGTTCACTAAACGAGATGATCATGATCGCATTCGCCCACAGTTTTATCGTTTTAAGCTTTTTTAATATGATGAAACTATATGAAGCACAATCAAGGGAACGGCAAATCAGAAAACAAAATGAACATATGCTGATGCTCATTTCCAATTTATACGAGGAAACGATCCACTTAAAAAAAACATTAAAAAATGCAGAGAATATTACAAAGAAATCGTATGATTTGTATCGGGAATTAAAAGCATTGGAAAAACGGGAAAAACACTTTCATGTTCCTACAGAACCATATAGTCAAAAAGCATTGCGCATCGCGGGTGAAATGCATGAAGTCAAGAAAGATAATCAACGAATTTTTGCTGGTCTCTCCAAATTGATTTCCAATGAGAGCTTTAGGGATTATATGAATGCTGCTGAGCTTTTTCATTTAATCATCCGAATTAATGAAAAATATGCCTTATCATTAGGAAAGGATATTCAATTTGAATACTCATTAGATGGAAAAAACGATTCACATTATCATGTATATACCGTGTTATCCCTTTTCAATAATTTAGTCGCTAATGCAGTGGAAGCAATTAAAGAAAAGGGAATCGTACATTTAAGTTTGAGTGAAAGTCGCGACAATGTAGAATTCAGGGTTGCTGATACCGGACCTGGAATTCCTCAAAAATATCAGACTGTCATATTCAAACCTGGATTCACTTCAAAATATGATCATTTTGGGACACCTTCAACAGGGATTGGTCTC
- a CDS encoding glutaminase yields MEELSKEYDIHVNSQRIADLDEWVAHYRSFATEGQTANYIPALRNAHLPQLGICILEPGGTMIKTGDWEVPFTLQSISKVLSFIAACLGCGISYVLERVDVEPTGDAFNSIIRLEMNKPGKPFNPMINAGAITIASLLPGDSSRKKLEFLYALFENLLGKRPTINEEVYQSEWQTSHRNRALAHYLKEMNYLESDVEEALEVYLKQCSIEVTTEDIALLGLILAQDGYHPIRKEQVLPKKVAKLAKALMLTCGMYNASGKFAAFVGVPAKSGVSGGIMALVPPSARSGMPFQDGCGIGIYGPAIDEYGNSVTGSMLLKQMAQEWDLSIF; encoded by the coding sequence ATTGAAGAATTGTCAAAAGAGTATGACATTCATGTTAATAGTCAAAGAATAGCCGACTTAGATGAATGGGTAGCACATTACAGATCCTTTGCTACTGAAGGGCAAACCGCCAATTATATACCGGCATTGAGAAATGCACATTTACCGCAATTGGGCATTTGCATATTGGAGCCTGGTGGAACAATGATCAAGACAGGGGATTGGGAAGTCCCCTTCACGCTGCAAAGTATTTCAAAAGTGCTCAGCTTTATAGCCGCATGCTTGGGGTGCGGCATTTCTTATGTGCTAGAGAGGGTCGATGTGGAACCAACCGGGGATGCTTTCAATTCAATTATTCGTTTAGAAATGAATAAGCCGGGAAAGCCATTTAATCCTATGATAAATGCAGGAGCGATTACCATAGCATCGCTTCTCCCAGGGGATTCATCACGAAAAAAATTGGAATTTCTCTATGCATTATTTGAAAATTTGTTAGGGAAGCGCCCAACCATCAATGAGGAAGTATATCAATCTGAGTGGCAAACTTCCCATAGAAATAGAGCTTTAGCCCACTATTTAAAAGAGATGAATTATTTAGAGTCGGATGTAGAGGAAGCTTTAGAGGTCTACCTCAAGCAATGTTCCATAGAAGTAACCACAGAAGACATAGCCTTGCTTGGACTGATTCTTGCACAAGATGGATACCATCCTATTCGTAAAGAACAAGTACTCCCTAAAAAAGTGGCTAAGCTGGCCAAAGCATTAATGCTTACTTGTGGTATGTACAATGCTTCGGGGAAATTTGCGGCTTTTGTTGGGGTGCCAGCCAAAAGTGGAGTATCTGGCGGGATTATGGCACTAGTTCCTCCAAGTGCCCGAAGCGGAATGCCTTTTCAAGATGGATGTGGCATTGGCATATATGGACCTGCCATTGATGAATATGGGAATAGTGTAACAGGTAGTATGTTATTGAAACAAATGGCACAGGAATGGGATCTAAGCATTTTCTAA
- a CDS encoding APC family permease, with product MNNLQRKMGTFSLTMVGLGSIIGSGWLFGAWRAAQIAGPAAIISWIIGMVVILFIALSYSELGSMFPEAGGMVKYTQYSHGSFLGFLAGWANWIAIVSVIPVEAIASVQYMSSWPWEWARWTHRLVENGSLTGGGLAIASALLIVYFLLNYWTVSLFSKANSFITVFKVIIPGLTIGSLLFAGFHGSNFTSAGSIAPNGWASVLTAVATSGIIFAFNGFQSPINMAGEAKNPGRSIPIAVIGSILIATVIYVLLQVAFIGAVDPSMIVNGWQHLNFNSPFADLAIVLGINWLVILLYVDAFISPSGTGITYTATTSRMLYGMEKNKYLPSVFGKLHPLYGIPRQAMFLNLGVSFLFLFMFRGWGVLAEVISVATLVSYITGPVTVMTLRRTGQNLYRPLRLKGLSIIAPLGFVFASLVLYWARWPLTGQVLFIIMIGLPIYFYYQSKMKWKGFRQNFSAGLWMVVYLLCMMTVSYLGSEKFGGLNIIPFGWDMVIITCLALGFYSWAIKSGFQTEYLEQGQKVNEDLRSMENDVASQTDKMNAV from the coding sequence ATGAATAATTTGCAGCGAAAGATGGGAACGTTTTCGTTAACGATGGTAGGACTCGGGTCTATTATTGGCTCAGGTTGGTTATTCGGTGCTTGGAGAGCGGCGCAAATCGCAGGACCCGCTGCCATTATCTCTTGGATTATCGGGATGGTCGTTATTTTATTTATCGCACTTTCTTACAGTGAATTAGGGTCTATGTTTCCTGAAGCTGGGGGAATGGTAAAATATACGCAATACTCTCATGGTTCTTTTTTAGGGTTTCTTGCAGGTTGGGCAAACTGGATTGCAATCGTTTCCGTAATTCCAGTTGAAGCGATCGCTTCTGTTCAATATATGAGCTCATGGCCATGGGAATGGGCACGGTGGACTCATCGATTAGTAGAAAACGGAAGTCTTACTGGGGGAGGCCTGGCAATTGCTTCTGCCTTACTGATCGTGTACTTTTTATTAAATTACTGGACAGTTAGTTTGTTTTCGAAAGCTAATTCATTCATTACAGTCTTTAAGGTTATTATACCTGGACTTACGATTGGGTCACTTTTATTTGCAGGGTTTCATGGATCCAATTTTACCTCTGCAGGAAGTATCGCTCCAAATGGTTGGGCAAGTGTACTTACAGCTGTAGCAACTTCTGGTATCATCTTTGCATTTAACGGTTTTCAAAGTCCAATTAATATGGCAGGTGAGGCAAAGAATCCTGGACGTTCGATCCCAATTGCCGTAATTGGATCCATTTTAATTGCAACGGTCATCTACGTTTTATTACAGGTTGCGTTTATAGGAGCCGTGGATCCGTCCATGATCGTGAACGGATGGCAACATTTGAATTTCAATTCACCGTTTGCTGACTTAGCAATTGTTCTAGGCATAAACTGGTTAGTTATTTTACTATATGTCGATGCATTTATTTCTCCATCCGGGACAGGAATAACTTACACGGCGACAACGTCACGAATGCTTTATGGAATGGAAAAGAATAAATATTTGCCAAGCGTTTTTGGAAAACTGCATCCACTTTATGGAATTCCTCGTCAAGCCATGTTTTTGAATTTAGGGGTATCTTTCTTATTTTTATTCATGTTTAGGGGCTGGGGCGTTTTGGCAGAGGTTATTTCGGTTGCGACATTAGTTTCTTATATTACAGGTCCAGTCACAGTTATGACATTAAGGCGCACAGGTCAGAATTTGTACAGACCATTACGTCTAAAAGGATTAAGCATCATCGCACCACTTGGTTTTGTTTTCGCTTCCTTGGTTCTATATTGGGCAAGATGGCCGCTGACAGGACAAGTATTATTTATCATTATGATTGGTCTTCCCATTTATTTCTATTATCAATCAAAAATGAAATGGAAGGGATTCCGTCAAAACTTTTCAGCTGGGCTTTGGATGGTTGTTTACTTACTCTGTATGATGACCGTTTCATACTTAGGCAGTGAAAAGTTTGGAGGACTGAACATAATCCCATTTGGTTGGGATATGGTCATCATTACATGTTTAGCCTTAGGGTTTTATAGTTGGGCAATAAAGAGTGGATTCCAAACAGAATATTTGGAACAAGGACAAAAAGTAAATGAAGACTTGAGATCGATGGAGAACGACGTTGCATCCCAAACTGATAAAATGAACGCTGTATAA
- a CDS encoding PrkA family serine protein kinase — translation MDILKKIEKFREDEQKLKWEGTFAEYLEILKETPLVAQSAHSRVYNMIRDAGIEEVNGTKKYNFFSGQLFGLEDSLERLIEEYFHPAAKRLDVRKRILLLMGPVSGGKSTLVSLLKRGLENYSLKDSGAIYAIKGCPMHEDPLHLIPQYLRNDFFEEYGIRIEGNLSPLNVMRLEQEYGSRIEDVMVERIFLSEDKRVGIGTFSPSDPKSQDIADLTGSIDFSTIAEYGSESDPRAYRFDGELNKANRGMMEFQEMLKCDEKFLWHLLSLTQEGNFKAGRFALISADELIVAHTNETEYKAFISNKKNEALHSRIIVMPIPYNLKVTEEEKIYEKMIRESDVSDVHIAPHTLRVAAIFSIMTRLKDPKKGDIDLVKKMRLYDGENVEGFNSADINELKKEYQDEGMSGIDPRYVINRISSTIIRKENPSINALDVLMSLKAGLDQHPSITNELRERYLNFISLARKEYDAIAKNEVQKAFVYSYEESAKILMDNYLDNVEAYCNKSRLRDPLTGEEINPDEKLMRSIEEQIGISENAKKAFREEILIRISAYARKGKRFDYNSHDRLREAIQKKLFADLKDVVKITTSTKTPDERQLKKVNEVITRLIDEHGYNSTSANDLLRYVGSLLNR, via the coding sequence ATGGATATTTTAAAGAAAATCGAAAAATTTAGAGAAGATGAACAGAAGCTGAAGTGGGAAGGCACCTTCGCAGAGTACTTAGAAATATTGAAAGAAACGCCTTTAGTTGCTCAATCTGCTCATTCACGTGTATACAACATGATCAGAGATGCAGGGATAGAGGAAGTAAATGGGACAAAGAAATACAATTTTTTCAGCGGTCAGTTGTTTGGACTAGAGGATTCACTGGAAAGGCTCATCGAAGAATATTTCCATCCAGCGGCAAAGCGGCTCGATGTCCGTAAGCGGATATTGCTTCTCATGGGTCCTGTGTCAGGTGGGAAGTCCACACTCGTTTCTTTACTGAAGCGTGGACTTGAAAATTATTCATTAAAAGACTCTGGCGCGATTTATGCAATAAAAGGATGCCCGATGCATGAAGATCCACTGCATCTCATTCCGCAGTATTTACGGAATGATTTTTTTGAAGAATATGGCATCCGGATTGAAGGAAACCTATCGCCGCTGAATGTAATGAGGTTAGAACAGGAGTATGGAAGCAGGATTGAAGATGTGATGGTCGAGCGTATTTTCCTTTCAGAGGATAAGCGTGTTGGAATTGGAACATTCAGTCCTTCAGACCCTAAGTCACAGGATATTGCTGATTTGACGGGCAGCATCGATTTTTCGACCATTGCCGAATACGGATCGGAATCAGATCCGCGTGCCTATCGCTTTGATGGTGAGCTGAACAAGGCGAACCGCGGGATGATGGAGTTCCAGGAGATGCTGAAATGTGATGAGAAGTTCTTATGGCATTTGCTATCATTGACACAAGAGGGGAATTTTAAAGCTGGCCGTTTTGCATTAATCAGTGCAGATGAACTCATTGTGGCTCATACGAATGAAACGGAGTATAAAGCGTTCATTTCCAACAAGAAAAATGAAGCATTGCATTCCCGTATCATTGTCATGCCTATTCCATATAATCTTAAGGTTACCGAGGAAGAAAAGATTTATGAAAAAATGATCCGTGAAAGTGATGTCTCGGATGTTCATATAGCCCCGCATACATTAAGGGTGGCGGCAATCTTCAGCATCATGACCCGCTTGAAGGATCCCAAAAAGGGCGATATCGATTTAGTGAAAAAGATGAGGCTTTATGATGGGGAAAATGTCGAAGGATTTAATTCCGCAGACATCAATGAATTGAAAAAAGAATACCAGGATGAAGGCATGAGCGGAATCGATCCGCGTTACGTGATTAACCGAATTTCCTCTACGATCATTCGGAAGGAAAATCCGTCCATTAATGCATTGGATGTACTTATGTCATTAAAGGCAGGTCTTGACCAGCATCCGTCCATTACGAACGAACTTCGGGAGAGGTATTTGAATTTCATTTCACTGGCTCGTAAAGAATACGATGCCATTGCAAAAAATGAAGTGCAAAAGGCATTTGTTTATTCGTACGAAGAGTCGGCGAAGATCCTCATGGATAACTATCTTGATAATGTCGAAGCATACTGCAATAAATCAAGGCTGCGCGATCCATTGACTGGGGAGGAAATTAACCCTGATGAAAAATTGATGCGCTCGATAGAAGAGCAAATTGGAATATCCGAGAATGCGAAAAAAGCATTCCGCGAAGAAATATTGATTCGCATTTCTGCATATGCGCGTAAAGGGAAGAGATTCGATTATAATTCCCATGATCGTTTACGGGAAGCGATCCAGAAAAAACTATTTGCGGATTTGAAGGATGTCGTCAAGATCACTACCTCAACTAAGACACCAGACGAAAGGCAACTGAAGAAAGTGAACGAGGTCATCACGAGACTTATCGATGAGCACGGATATAATTCGACTTCAGCCAATGATTTGCTGCGCTATGTGGGCAGCTTGTTAAATCGGTAA
- the yhbH gene encoding sporulation protein YhbH: protein MSEESNQQYVISQENWSLHRKGFDDQQRHQEKVQEAIKNNLPDLISEESIVMSNGRDVIKIPIRSLDEYKIRYNYDKNKHVGQGDGDSKVGDVVARDGSPSDAGAGKGQGAGDKAGEDYYEAEVSMMELEEALFSQLELPNLQRKEHAEHTLEHIEFNDIRKTGLMGNIDKKKTMISAFKRNALTGNPGFHPIYKEDFKFKTWNEIQKPDSKAVVLAMMDTSGSMGLWEKYMARSFFFWMNRFLRTKYETVEIEFIAHHTEAKVVPEEDFFSKGESGGTICSSVYRKALELIDHKYDPMKFNIYPFHFSDGDNLTSDNVRCVKLVEELMKVSNMFGYGEVNQYNRHSTLMTAYKNIDNEKFRYYILKQKADVFHAMKSFFKDEESKKYA, encoded by the coding sequence ATGTCGGAAGAGAGTAATCAACAGTATGTTATCTCACAGGAAAATTGGTCCCTCCATCGGAAAGGTTTTGATGATCAACAACGTCATCAGGAAAAGGTGCAGGAAGCGATCAAGAATAATTTGCCTGATCTAATTTCAGAAGAAAGCATCGTAATGTCCAATGGCCGGGATGTTATCAAGATTCCCATTCGCTCCTTGGATGAATACAAAATTCGTTATAACTATGATAAAAACAAACATGTAGGGCAAGGCGATGGAGACAGTAAAGTGGGGGATGTGGTCGCAAGGGATGGCTCACCGTCCGATGCAGGAGCCGGTAAGGGCCAAGGTGCGGGTGACAAGGCAGGTGAGGATTATTATGAAGCCGAAGTGTCGATGATGGAATTGGAGGAAGCCCTGTTCAGTCAATTGGAACTCCCTAATCTTCAGAGGAAAGAACATGCGGAGCACACGCTTGAACACATCGAATTCAACGATATCCGCAAGACAGGCCTAATGGGAAACATCGATAAAAAGAAAACGATGATATCGGCTTTCAAACGGAACGCCTTAACGGGGAACCCGGGTTTTCATCCTATTTATAAGGAAGACTTTAAATTCAAAACCTGGAATGAGATTCAGAAACCTGATTCTAAAGCAGTTGTACTGGCAATGATGGATACTTCCGGAAGTATGGGGTTATGGGAAAAATATATGGCTCGAAGCTTTTTCTTTTGGATGAACCGTTTCTTGCGGACAAAATATGAAACGGTGGAAATCGAGTTCATTGCCCATCATACAGAAGCGAAAGTAGTTCCGGAAGAGGATTTCTTTTCAAAAGGGGAAAGCGGCGGTACGATTTGTTCGTCCGTATACCGAAAAGCATTAGAACTTATTGATCATAAATATGACCCCATGAAGTTTAATATCTATCCGTTTCACTTTTCCGATGGTGATAACCTAACATCAGATAACGTCCGATGCGTTAAGCTTGTTGAAGAACTCATGAAGGTTTCCAATATGTTCGGGTATGGAGAAGTCAATCAATACAATCGTCACTCGACATTGATGACAGCTTATAAAAATATCGATAATGAAAAATTCAGATACTATATCCTTAAGCAAAAGGCTGACGTTTTCCACGCAATGAAGAGCTTTTTTAAAGACGAGGAAAGTAAGAAGTATGCATAA
- a CDS encoding CynX/NimT family MFS transporter — MGINQAANQLEQTKMDIKPKVGLLIIGIILLGANLRAPLTSVGPLVTSIRDNLGISNTLSGSLTTLPLLSFALLSPFAPRIARRFGMELTLFLSLILLTIGIGVRSVGGVPTLFIGTILIGLAIAIGNVLLPSLIKHNFARNIGLMTGTYAVSMNLCGAIGSGISIPLASSSGLGWAGALGCWGILSLITAFLWMPQLRRQFKSGKDVQTAQKDKKINLWRSGLAWQITFFMGLQSFIFYTVITWMPEILEQKGLNADEAGWMLSIMQLAVIPITFLVPILAGRLQSQRLLVVPPVVFLITGIFGILYGSTLFIPVCMILIGIGVGTIFSLSMMFFSLRTQSTHEATELSGMAQSFGYLLAAIGPVLFGLLHDITHSWTVPLLMLAAISALIFIVGMRAGNNEYVTTQ; from the coding sequence ATGGGCATTAACCAAGCAGCAAATCAACTAGAACAAACAAAAATGGATATTAAACCCAAGGTTGGACTACTCATCATCGGGATCATTCTTCTTGGGGCAAACCTGAGGGCTCCCTTAACATCTGTTGGCCCCCTTGTCACTTCGATCCGTGATAACCTGGGGATATCCAATACATTATCAGGTTCATTAACGACATTGCCTTTGCTTTCTTTCGCTTTATTATCACCATTTGCACCTAGGATAGCACGGCGTTTTGGAATGGAACTTACACTTTTCCTTTCCTTGATATTATTAACAATCGGGATCGGGGTACGCTCAGTTGGCGGAGTGCCAACATTGTTCATAGGGACCATTTTAATCGGGTTAGCCATTGCAATCGGCAATGTATTGTTACCCAGTCTGATCAAGCATAACTTTGCCAGGAATATCGGTTTGATGACAGGAACCTATGCTGTTTCCATGAATTTATGTGGCGCAATAGGTTCCGGGATCAGCATTCCCCTTGCTTCTTCATCGGGATTGGGATGGGCTGGTGCCCTTGGATGTTGGGGAATCTTATCCCTTATTACAGCTTTCTTATGGATGCCGCAATTAAGACGGCAATTCAAATCAGGTAAGGATGTGCAAACGGCACAAAAGGATAAAAAGATTAACTTATGGCGTTCTGGGTTAGCCTGGCAAATAACATTCTTCATGGGATTGCAATCGTTTATCTTCTATACAGTAATTACCTGGATGCCGGAAATCCTGGAGCAAAAAGGGCTGAACGCTGATGAGGCTGGTTGGATGCTATCCATCATGCAGCTTGCCGTCATTCCTATAACATTCCTTGTGCCAATTTTAGCTGGACGCCTACAAAGTCAGCGTCTGTTAGTGGTCCCGCCTGTCGTCTTCCTTATCACAGGGATATTCGGCATATTATATGGAAGCACTCTATTCATACCAGTATGCATGATATTGATTGGAATTGGGGTCGGAACCATATTCAGTTTATCCATGATGTTCTTTAGTCTTCGAACACAAAGCACCCATGAGGCGACGGAATTATCAGGAATGGCTCAATCATTCGGGTACCTCTTAGCTGCCATTGGACCTGTATTATTCGGATTGCTACATGACATTACACACAGCTGGACAGTTCCCTTATTGATGTTGGCCGCAATATCGGCACTTATTTTCATTGTTGGAATGCGTGCAGGAAATAATGAATATGTAACTACCCAATAA
- a CDS encoding FadR/GntR family transcriptional regulator, translating into MTISKTNRLSLVEQVVSQIESLIESGEWKIGNQIPPEIDLIQQFDVSRNTLREAVRSLVYAGLLVTKQGKGTFVRSSSALGAAFERRIQQSSILETLEVRHALEREGAQLAALRRNQEDIERLRYHISACSKAARAMDIKAYEEADIQLHKSIMASSHNDLLIDLYEHMEHPLHESIHQIVEMSSDVNFHLNIHCNLVDAIIEQDANRAIETVNEYIAQFKKSLE; encoded by the coding sequence TTGACCATATCTAAAACAAATCGCTTATCACTTGTAGAACAAGTCGTTTCCCAAATCGAATCGTTAATCGAATCAGGTGAATGGAAAATTGGAAATCAAATCCCCCCTGAAATAGATTTGATCCAACAGTTCGATGTAAGCAGAAATACATTAAGAGAAGCTGTACGATCACTTGTTTATGCGGGCCTTTTAGTAACGAAACAAGGAAAAGGAACATTCGTAAGGTCATCAAGTGCCTTGGGGGCTGCTTTTGAAAGAAGGATCCAGCAGTCAAGTATATTAGAAACGTTAGAGGTCCGTCATGCCCTTGAAAGAGAGGGAGCTCAGTTAGCGGCATTAAGACGTAATCAAGAAGATATAGAACGATTGCGATATCATATATCAGCATGCAGTAAAGCTGCCAGGGCAATGGATATCAAGGCTTACGAAGAAGCTGATATCCAGTTACATAAATCGATTATGGCTTCATCACATAATGATTTATTGATTGATTTGTACGAACATATGGAACACCCCCTGCATGAATCCATCCACCAGATAGTGGAGATGAGTTCTGATGTGAACTTTCATTTGAACATTCATTGCAATCTTGTAGATGCCATCATCGAACAAGATGCGAACCGGGCAATCGAAACTGTGAATGAATACATTGCACAATTCAAAAAATCTTTAGAGTAA
- a CDS encoding dihydrofolate reductase family protein, which translates to MEWLESTEVEGDSGYNALLERIDTVVMGKGTYDVIRGFDINYPYIDYKNYVFSKSVSGSDEYASFIDEDVKTFIKKIKQKPGKDIWLIGGGNLAREFFKENLIDEFQLAIAPIILGKGISLYVGDDIALKYTLTKVEKLGQLTMLHYIKK; encoded by the coding sequence TTGGAGTGGTTAGAATCAACAGAAGTAGAAGGAGACTCAGGCTACAATGCCCTTCTGGAAAGAATTGATACTGTCGTTATGGGAAAAGGAACTTATGATGTCATTCGTGGATTTGATATAAATTATCCTTATATTGATTATAAAAATTATGTATTTTCTAAATCTGTTAGTGGTTCTGATGAATATGCTTCATTTATTGATGAAGATGTCAAAACTTTCATTAAAAAGATAAAACAAAAGCCTGGTAAAGATATATGGTTAATTGGTGGAGGAAACTTAGCTCGTGAATTTTTTAAAGAAAATTTAATTGATGAATTCCAACTAGCCATTGCACCAATTATTTTAGGGAAAGGAATTTCCCTTTATGTGGGAGATGATATTGCGCTAAAATACACATTAACGAAAGTAGAAAAATTAGGTCAGCTTACTATGCTTCATTATATAAAAAAATAG
- the galU gene encoding UTP--glucose-1-phosphate uridylyltransferase GalU, with protein sequence MIKKAVIPAAGLGTRFLPATKAQPKEMLPIVDKPTIQYIIEEAVQSGITDIIIVTGKNKRAIEDHFDKSIELEMLLQMKGQNDLLKIVENISNMVDIHYVRQKEPLGLGHAVLCAKTFIGDEPFAVLLGDDIVDSPVPALKQLMERYNKVRTSIIGCKDVSPADVSKYGIVNFQERYEDIFLVRNLVEKPKVEDAPSTQAIIGRYILSPAIFKILETAQPDRNGEIQLTEALDLLLEREPIYSYIIKGNRYDVGDKFGFLQASLDFAMKRPELRDQLITYLRQLFP encoded by the coding sequence ATGATAAAGAAAGCGGTGATTCCAGCAGCCGGTTTAGGAACACGATTTTTACCTGCGACGAAAGCTCAACCAAAGGAAATGCTGCCGATTGTCGATAAGCCGACCATTCAATATATTATCGAGGAAGCGGTACAATCAGGGATTACAGATATTATCATCGTTACTGGGAAAAACAAACGTGCAATCGAAGATCATTTCGATAAATCCATTGAACTTGAAATGCTTCTGCAAATGAAAGGTCAAAATGATCTGCTTAAAATCGTGGAGAACATTTCCAACATGGTGGATATCCACTATGTAAGACAAAAGGAACCTTTAGGCCTGGGGCATGCAGTTTTATGTGCCAAAACTTTTATCGGAGACGAACCTTTTGCCGTCTTGTTAGGGGATGATATCGTGGATAGCCCGGTTCCAGCTTTGAAGCAGTTAATGGAACGGTATAACAAGGTTCGTACGAGCATTATCGGATGTAAGGATGTATCACCTGCCGATGTATCCAAGTATGGGATTGTAAATTTCCAAGAACGATATGAGGATATATTTCTGGTAAGAAACTTGGTGGAGAAGCCAAAAGTGGAGGATGCACCATCAACACAGGCGATTATTGGACGATATATTTTATCACCTGCGATTTTTAAAATCCTTGAAACCGCACAGCCCGATCGGAATGGGGAAATCCAGCTTACCGAAGCTTTAGACCTTCTGTTAGAAAGGGAACCAATATACTCGTATATCATCAAAGGAAATCGATATGACGTCGGCGATAAATTCGGCTTCCTCCAAGCTTCATTAGATTTCGCCATGAAACGACCTGAACTTCGTGATCAGCTAATAACATATTTAAGGCAGTTGTTCCCTTAA